One window of Sphingomonas sp. KC8 genomic DNA carries:
- a CDS encoding response regulator transcription factor, producing the protein MRNAKSLPMVVIVDDDASLRAATRSLVRSLGYDVHDYGTAEEFLASGDADDADCLITDINMPGLSGIDLKEALASRGCSLPVLLMTASTDEATLDRAACCGAIRTLRKPFECRELIDTLEQAVGPV; encoded by the coding sequence GTGAGGAATGCCAAGTCCCTGCCCATGGTGGTCATTGTCGACGACGACGCGTCGCTTCGCGCGGCGACGCGCAGCCTCGTTCGTTCACTCGGCTACGATGTCCACGATTATGGGACGGCGGAGGAGTTTCTCGCGTCGGGCGATGCCGACGATGCCGATTGTCTGATTACCGATATCAACATGCCGGGCCTCAGCGGTATTGATCTCAAGGAAGCGCTGGCCAGCCGGGGTTGTTCGCTGCCCGTGCTGCTGATGACGGCCAGCACCGATGAAGCGACGCTCGATCGTGCCGCCTGCTGTGGCGCGATCCGCACATTGCGCAAGCCGTTCGAATGTCGCGAACTGATCGACACGCTTGAACAGGCCGTCGGCCCGGTCTGA
- a CDS encoding response regulator transcription factor — MSDTAIVHIVEDDESLRASLDSLLRSVGLATRMYGSARAFMDADRPDAPGCLVLDIRLPGMSGLDFQAQLADSGVHLPVILMTGFGDIPMSVRGMKAGAVDFLTKPFRDQDMLDAVATAIERDQARRAAEDGAADLLGLFQTLSPRERQVMALVTAGKMNKQVAGDLNLSEITVKIHRGHAMRKMGARSLADLVRMAEALRLRSDGSTDRQT, encoded by the coding sequence ATGAGCGATACAGCCATCGTTCACATCGTCGAGGATGATGAATCGCTGCGTGCGTCGCTCGATAGCCTGTTGCGTTCGGTGGGGCTTGCCACGCGAATGTATGGATCGGCGCGGGCCTTCATGGATGCGGATCGGCCCGATGCGCCCGGCTGCCTTGTGCTGGACATCCGCCTGCCAGGGATGAGCGGGCTGGATTTCCAGGCCCAGCTTGCCGATTCGGGGGTTCATCTGCCGGTGATCCTGATGACGGGCTTTGGCGATATTCCGATGTCCGTCAGGGGGATGAAGGCCGGCGCGGTGGATTTCCTCACCAAGCCATTTCGCGATCAGGACATGCTGGACGCGGTCGCCACCGCGATTGAGCGGGATCAGGCGCGGCGTGCTGCGGAGGATGGCGCGGCAGATCTGCTTGGGCTGTTTCAGACGTTATCGCCGCGCGAACGGCAGGTGATGGCGCTGGTGACGGCGGGAAAAATGAACAAGCAGGTGGCCGGTGATCTCAATCTCAGTGAGATCACGGTGAAGATTCATCGGGGCCACGCCATGCGCAAGATGGGCGCGCGGTCGCTGGCGGATCTTGTTCGCATGGCCGAAGCATTGCGTCTCCGGTCCGATGGCAGCACCGATCGACAAACCTGA
- a CDS encoding efflux RND transporter periplasmic adaptor subunit — protein MTYDARNENFAPDLAEVTPVPADAAAAAIPPVRATRSRTRTAALIGLPVAALLGISHFLLGGAPAAADAPPAPTVTVATPIVRDVTEWDDYVGRFAASQSVEIRPRVSGALTGIHFKDGQLVQKGQLLFTIDPRPFTAALAEAQARAASARTAAVLARSELARAERLIKDEAVSAEEIDSLRAAVRSADAAVAAAQAAVRTRALDVEFTQVRAPISGRVSDRRADIGNLVAGDSAGSATLLTTVYALDPIYFTFDGSEALYLKAQRQAQTGTRETTVQVKLQDEAGYRWNGRIDFTDNGIDPNSGTIRGRAVIANPDHFLAPGMFGNMRLSGGGARPAVLVPDSAVVSDQARKVVMVIQADNIVAAKPVELGAVVDGLRIIRSGIDPKDRIIISGVQMAQPGKPVQAVGGKIEATKTAPTAPTIAPPPSQATFAAR, from the coding sequence ATGACTTATGACGCCCGCAACGAGAATTTCGCCCCCGATCTCGCGGAAGTGACGCCGGTTCCCGCCGATGCCGCCGCCGCCGCCATCCCGCCCGTTCGCGCGACACGGTCACGCACGCGGACAGCTGCGCTGATCGGCCTGCCGGTGGCCGCCCTTCTCGGGATCAGCCACTTCCTGCTCGGTGGCGCCCCGGCCGCCGCCGATGCGCCACCGGCCCCCACCGTCACCGTGGCCACACCCATCGTCCGCGACGTTACCGAATGGGACGATTATGTTGGTCGGTTTGCCGCCAGCCAGTCGGTCGAGATTCGACCGCGCGTGTCTGGCGCCTTGACCGGCATCCACTTCAAGGACGGCCAGCTTGTGCAGAAGGGACAACTCCTCTTCACGATCGATCCCCGCCCCTTTACCGCCGCCTTGGCCGAAGCGCAGGCGCGCGCCGCATCGGCGCGCACGGCCGCGGTGCTTGCCCGCAGCGAACTGGCCCGCGCCGAACGGCTGATCAAGGATGAAGCGGTTTCCGCCGAGGAAATCGACAGCCTGCGCGCCGCCGTGCGTTCGGCGGACGCTGCGGTCGCAGCCGCCCAGGCCGCTGTCCGCACCCGTGCGCTCGACGTGGAATTCACGCAGGTGCGTGCACCGATTTCGGGCCGCGTGTCGGATCGCCGCGCTGATATCGGCAACCTTGTCGCCGGTGACAGCGCAGGATCGGCGACCTTGCTGACGACCGTCTACGCGCTCGACCCAATCTATTTCACCTTCGACGGATCGGAAGCGCTGTATCTGAAGGCGCAACGCCAGGCCCAGACCGGGACCAGGGAAACGACCGTACAGGTAAAGCTTCAGGATGAGGCCGGCTATCGCTGGAACGGCCGGATCGACTTTACCGACAACGGCATCGATCCCAATTCGGGCACGATCCGCGGCCGTGCGGTGATCGCCAATCCTGATCATTTTCTGGCCCCCGGCATGTTCGGCAACATGCGCCTTTCCGGCGGCGGCGCCCGCCCGGCGGTGCTGGTGCCCGATAGCGCGGTGGTGAGCGATCAGGCCCGCAAGGTGGTGATGGTCATCCAGGCCGATAACATCGTGGCCGCCAAACCCGTGGAACTGGGCGCGGTGGTGGATGGGTTGCGCATCATCCGCAGCGGCATCGACCCCAAGGACCGGATCATCATCAGCGGCGTGCAGATGGCCCAGCCCGGCAAGCCTGTGCAGGCCGTGGGCGGCAAGATCGAAGCGACCAAGACCGCACCGACCGCCCCCACGATCGCGCCGCCGCCGTCACAGGCAACCTTCGCCGCACGCTAG
- a CDS encoding efflux RND transporter permease subunit, which yields MRLSRIFIDRPIFAGVIAVIITIIGAIAYFALPISQYPEVVPPTVTVNATYPGANAETVADTVAAPLEQEINGVDNMLYMSSQSTGDGRLTVTVTFKLGTNLDDAQVLVQNRVSLAEPRLPEEVRRLGVVTRKASPDFLMVVNLISPDGSLDQAYMSNYALTRIRDRLSRIEGVGDVRIFGARDYGMRIWIDPGKAAARNMTAGEIVAALRAQNVQVAAGAVGQPPYNTGAAFQVGVETLGRLNQPEQFANIVIKTDAEGRQTRLSDVARVELGAEDYSVNAYLTGQPAVHIGVFQRPGSNALAAAEEVRGAMRELSQSFPKGLEYKSVYNPTEFIEKSIEAVNETLIEAVILVVIVILVFLQSWRAAIIPVLAIPVSLIGTFAVLAALGYSLNNLSLFGLVLAIGIVVDDAIVVVENVERNIANGLSPLEASRRSMDEVSTALVAIVLVLLAVFVPTLFIDGISGQFYRQFAVTISTATAISLVLSLTLSPALAARLLKSGHHKPTHGWQGIAARAGDAFNRGFDRMSVAYGALVRRMVSAPKKMLTIYAGLIGLTGVVFWATPAGFVPAQDQGYYLAAMRLPPGASLERTDAMMRTVVQRLLKVPGTEGAVMFAGFDGPSSTLASNSAASFIVLKPFDERQKLGLTGDKIAQDLRAAAAEFNGAGIFIVPPPLIRGIGTAGGFSMMVQDKSGQGFVELYKTTGGVIGEGNKTPGLFAVHTKLDAPAPRIYADIDRAKADMLGVAPARVFEALQVYLGSAFVNDFNLLGRTYRVTAQAEGSSRATVADIANLKTRSNSGAMVPVGAVTNFEDKTGPYRVTRYNLYPAIEVEGENAPGYSTGQALDAMEQASAKALPAGYGAEWTGMAYQQRAAGNTAAIVFALAVVFVFLVLAAQFESLVLPLAIVMIVPMTLLAALTGVNLRGMDNNILTQIGLVVLIALAAKNAILIVEFAKQAEEAGRSVIDAAVQAAETRLRPILMTSFAFILGVLPLVIASGPGAELRQALGTAVFFGMLGVTGFGLIFTPVFYVVARALGDRLGRRKPETTAEPTLQPAE from the coding sequence ATGCGCCTCTCCCGCATCTTCATCGACCGGCCGATCTTCGCCGGCGTCATCGCGGTGATCATCACGATCATCGGCGCCATCGCCTATTTCGCGCTGCCGATCTCGCAATATCCCGAAGTCGTTCCACCCACCGTGACGGTGAACGCAACCTATCCCGGTGCGAACGCCGAAACGGTCGCCGATACGGTTGCGGCTCCCTTGGAGCAGGAAATCAACGGCGTCGACAACATGCTCTACATGTCGAGCCAATCGACCGGCGATGGCCGGTTGACGGTGACCGTCACCTTCAAGCTCGGCACCAACCTCGATGACGCACAGGTGCTGGTGCAGAACCGCGTGTCGCTTGCCGAACCGCGCCTGCCGGAAGAGGTGCGCAGGCTGGGTGTCGTCACGCGCAAGGCATCGCCGGACTTCCTGATGGTGGTCAACCTGATCTCGCCGGATGGGTCGCTGGATCAGGCCTATATGTCCAACTATGCGCTGACCCGGATCCGCGATCGGCTAAGCCGGATCGAGGGCGTGGGCGACGTGCGCATCTTTGGCGCGCGCGATTATGGCATGCGCATCTGGATCGACCCCGGCAAGGCGGCCGCCCGCAACATGACCGCCGGCGAAATCGTGGCCGCATTGCGCGCGCAGAACGTGCAGGTCGCCGCCGGTGCGGTGGGCCAGCCGCCTTATAATACGGGTGCCGCCTTCCAGGTCGGCGTCGAAACGCTGGGCCGTCTCAACCAGCCGGAACAGTTCGCCAACATCGTCATCAAAACCGATGCCGAGGGCCGTCAGACACGTTTGTCGGATGTCGCGCGGGTGGAACTGGGCGCCGAAGATTACAGCGTCAACGCCTATCTGACCGGCCAGCCGGCCGTGCATATCGGCGTGTTCCAACGCCCCGGATCCAACGCCCTTGCCGCCGCCGAGGAAGTTCGCGGCGCCATGCGGGAATTGTCCCAATCCTTCCCCAAGGGGCTGGAATATAAGTCCGTTTACAATCCGACCGAGTTCATCGAGAAATCGATCGAGGCGGTGAACGAAACGCTGATCGAAGCGGTGATCCTGGTCGTCATCGTCATCCTCGTCTTCTTGCAAAGCTGGCGCGCGGCGATCATCCCGGTGCTCGCCATCCCGGTTTCGCTGATCGGCACCTTCGCCGTGCTCGCGGCACTCGGTTACTCGCTCAACAACCTGTCGCTGTTCGGGCTGGTGCTGGCGATCGGCATCGTCGTCGACGACGCGATCGTCGTCGTGGAAAATGTCGAACGCAACATCGCCAACGGCCTGTCTCCGCTCGAAGCCTCGCGCCGGTCGATGGACGAGGTGTCGACCGCGCTGGTCGCGATCGTGCTCGTGCTGCTGGCCGTGTTCGTGCCGACCCTGTTCATCGACGGCATTTCCGGCCAGTTCTACCGCCAGTTCGCGGTAACGATATCGACTGCGACCGCGATCTCGCTGGTTCTGTCGCTGACGCTTTCACCCGCGCTCGCCGCCCGTCTGCTCAAGAGCGGCCATCACAAGCCGACCCATGGCTGGCAGGGGATTGCCGCGCGTGCCGGTGATGCGTTCAACCGCGGCTTCGACAGGATGTCGGTGGCTTACGGTGCGCTGGTCCGCCGGATGGTAAGCGCGCCCAAGAAGATGCTGACAATCTATGCCGGGTTGATCGGGCTGACCGGTGTCGTGTTCTGGGCAACGCCCGCCGGCTTCGTCCCCGCGCAGGACCAGGGCTATTATCTTGCCGCCATGCGCCTGCCGCCGGGTGCGTCGCTGGAACGCACCGACGCGATGATGCGCACGGTCGTCCAGCGCCTGCTCAAGGTGCCGGGCACCGAAGGCGCGGTGATGTTCGCCGGTTTCGACGGTCCATCATCGACGCTTGCATCCAATTCGGCGGCCAGCTTCATCGTGCTGAAGCCGTTCGATGAACGGCAAAAGCTGGGCCTGACCGGCGACAAGATCGCGCAGGACCTGCGCGCGGCAGCCGCGGAATTCAACGGTGCGGGCATCTTCATCGTGCCGCCGCCGCTGATCCGTGGCATCGGCACCGCCGGCGGCTTTTCGATGATGGTGCAGGACAAGAGCGGCCAGGGCTTTGTGGAACTCTACAAAACCACCGGCGGCGTGATTGGCGAAGGCAACAAGACACCGGGGCTGTTCGCCGTCCACACCAAGCTCGATGCGCCGGCGCCGCGCATCTACGCCGATATCGATCGCGCCAAGGCCGATATGCTCGGCGTCGCCCCGGCGCGGGTGTTCGAAGCGCTCCAAGTCTATCTGGGATCGGCCTTCGTGAATGATTTCAACCTGCTCGGCCGCACCTATCGCGTGACCGCACAGGCGGAAGGATCGTCGCGGGCCACCGTCGCCGATATCGCCAACCTGAAGACCCGATCCAATTCCGGCGCGATGGTGCCGGTGGGCGCTGTCACCAACTTCGAGGACAAGACCGGCCCCTATCGCGTCACCCGCTACAACCTTTATCCCGCGATCGAGGTCGAAGGCGAAAATGCACCCGGCTATTCCACCGGCCAGGCGCTCGACGCGATGGAACAGGCTTCGGCCAAGGCCCTTCCTGCCGGCTACGGCGCGGAATGGACCGGCATGGCCTATCAACAGCGCGCCGCCGGCAACACCGCCGCGATCGTGTTTGCGCTGGCCGTGGTGTTCGTCTTCCTCGTGCTGGCCGCCCAGTTCGAAAGTCTGGTGCTGCCGCTGGCGATCGTCATGATCGTACCGATGACGCTGCTGGCCGCACTGACCGGCGTGAACCTGCGGGGAATGGACAATAATATCCTGACGCAGATCGGCCTCGTCGTGCTGATCGCGCTGGCCGCCAAGAATGCGATCCTGATCGTCGAATTCGCCAAGCAGGCGGAAGAAGCGGGCCGGAGCGTGATCGACGCGGCGGTGCAGGCGGCCGAAACGCGGTTGCGGCCGATCCTGATGACCAGCTTTGCCTTCATCCTCGGCGTGTTGCCGCTGGTGATCGCATCGGGGCCGGGCGCGGAACTGCGTCAGGCGCTGGGAACGGCGGTGTTCTTCGGGATGCTGGGTGTCACCGGCTTCGGACTGATCTTCACCCCCGTTTTCTATGTCGTGGCGCGTGCACTCGGCGACCGGCTTGGCCGCCGGAAGCCGGAAACCACCGCCGAACCCACCCTGCAACCTGCCGAATGA
- a CDS encoding efflux transporter outer membrane subunit, which yields MHRLHTLAFSSLAALALAGCGVGPDYVAPIPAPPAQGAFVSQPVAVTGDAAIAGRWWRLYDDPVLDRLVEDALANNKDVAVAMANIAKARASLRGTKSDRLPQTNIGAGADYGRLPASQRSPGASREDWQVNGGLDIAYEIDLFGRVSRNVEAARADLAEAEATRDAVRVTVAAETARAYADLNSATERLGVAEHIVALIDQTATLTTKRFEAGRGTKLDVARALALRDQQKALIPPLAAQRDAARFRLATLTGRPPSELPADAQARGTTLRLEKPIPVGDGAALLARRPDVRAAERRLAAQTARIGVATADLYPRITLGGSVTSTSTGFGNIFGAGPLGWLLGGLVSWNFPNQEATRARIQGAEAEAQGALASFDGTVLRALEETETALSAYGHALDQRTALQSARDQAEIAARIARAQQREGRVDFLIVLDAERTFAETQAALAEADARIVTTQVDLFRALGGGWQDG from the coding sequence ATGCATCGTCTCCATACACTCGCTTTCTCCAGCCTCGCAGCGCTTGCGCTTGCCGGCTGCGGCGTGGGGCCTGATTATGTCGCCCCGATCCCGGCACCACCTGCGCAAGGCGCCTTCGTCAGCCAGCCCGTCGCGGTGACGGGCGACGCCGCGATCGCCGGCCGCTGGTGGCGGCTCTACGACGATCCCGTTCTGGACCGGCTGGTCGAAGACGCGCTGGCGAACAACAAGGACGTCGCCGTTGCCATGGCCAACATCGCCAAGGCCCGCGCATCGCTGCGCGGCACCAAAAGCGATCGGCTGCCGCAGACCAATATCGGTGCGGGCGCCGATTATGGCCGGCTGCCCGCCAGCCAGCGCAGCCCCGGTGCAAGCCGGGAGGACTGGCAGGTCAATGGCGGGCTGGATATCGCGTATGAGATCGACCTGTTCGGCCGCGTCAGCCGCAATGTCGAAGCCGCGCGCGCCGATCTGGCGGAAGCGGAAGCCACCCGCGATGCGGTGCGCGTAACGGTGGCCGCCGAAACCGCGCGGGCCTATGCCGATCTCAATTCGGCGACCGAACGGCTGGGCGTTGCCGAACATATCGTCGCACTGATCGATCAAACCGCGACGCTCACCACAAAGCGGTTCGAAGCCGGACGTGGCACCAAGCTGGATGTCGCGCGCGCGCTGGCATTACGCGATCAGCAAAAGGCGCTGATTCCGCCGCTGGCCGCCCAGCGCGATGCCGCCCGTTTCCGGCTGGCGACCTTGACCGGCCGGCCACCGAGCGAACTGCCCGCAGACGCGCAGGCGCGCGGCACCACGTTGCGTCTGGAAAAGCCGATCCCGGTGGGGGATGGCGCGGCCTTGCTCGCCCGTCGCCCGGACGTGCGCGCGGCCGAACGACGGCTGGCAGCGCAGACCGCGAGAATCGGGGTCGCGACCGCCGATCTTTATCCGCGCATCACGCTGGGCGGATCGGTGACGTCGACCAGCACCGGCTTCGGCAACATTTTCGGCGCAGGGCCGCTCGGCTGGCTGTTGGGCGGATTGGTGAGCTGGAACTTCCCCAATCAGGAAGCCACCCGGGCACGCATTCAGGGCGCCGAAGCCGAAGCGCAGGGCGCGCTCGCCAGCTTCGACGGCACCGTGCTGCGCGCGCTGGAGGAAACCGAAACCGCGCTATCGGCTTATGGCCATGCGCTCGATCAACGCACCGCGCTGCAATCGGCACGCGATCAGGCGGAAATTGCCGCCCGCATCGCCCGCGCCCAGCAGCGCGAAGGCCGGGTCGATTTTCTGATCGTGCTCGATGCCGAACGCACCTTTGCCGAAACGCAGGCGGCGCTGGCGGAAGCCGACGCCCGCATCGTCACCACCCAGGTCGATCTGTTCCGCGCTTTGGGTGGGGGGTGGCAGGACGGATGA
- the putA gene encoding trifunctional transcriptional regulator/proline dehydrogenase/L-glutamate gamma-semialdehyde dehydrogenase has translation MADSTIGVKVSEELRQRLKQAASAIGHTPHWLAKKSLIAAIERIERGDHGIAADALAGEDGEMSPVAEAEVSPAPFMHFAQNVQPQGSLRARITSAYRLPERECLPYLLAEATLTADQQAEATAIATNLVAGLRAKGQGGGVEGLIQEYSLSSQEGVALMCLAEALLRIPDRATRDALIRDKISTGDWQSHVGRSPSLFVNAATWGLVVTGKLTSTASEKSLTSALTKLIGRGGEPVIRKGVDMAMRMMGEQFVTGQDIGEALANARTMEAKGFRYSYDMLGEAATTAADAARYYADYEQAIHAIGKASGGRGIYEGPGISVKLSALHPRYARAQAERVMAELFPRLKALVLLARGYDIGVNIDAEEADRLELSLDLLEALCAAPELKGWNGIGFVIQAYSKRCPYVIDHVIDLARRSNRRLMVRLVKGAYWDSEIKRAQVDGLEDFPVFTRKVHTDVSYLACARKLLAAPDAVFPQFATHNARTLASIMAMAGGNYYAGQYEFQCLHGMGEPLYEQVVGQENLGRPCRIYAPVGTHETLLAYLVRRLLENGANSSFVNQIGNDDIPVATLVADPVEAARKIVPLGSSHPAIRSPRDIYGPSRLNSAGLDLVNEQRLASLSAALLASVTTEWRAQPADEGGLERPVHNPADRRDVVGTVWDCTAVMVDASLARAAREQTVWGATPAADRAACLRRAADLMEARMPVLLGLIVREAGKSLPNAISEVREAVDFLRYYADAVQGFAADTHRPLGPVACISPWNFPLAIFTGQVSAALAAGNTVLAKPAEETPLIAAEAVRLLHEAGVPADALQLVTGAGEVGALLTGDPRVRGVVFTGSTEVARIIQHTLAKRVTTEGHAVPLIAETGGMNALIVDSSALAEQVVGDVIASAFDSAGQRCSALRILCIQEDVADRTLEMLWGAMNELAVGNPDRLSIDVGPVITAEARDRILAHVDAMAARGHKVRRLDLPTETRHGTFVAPTMIEIDAIADVEQEVFGPVLHVLRYAREDRDAVMDAVNASGYGLTFGIHSRIDEVIARLSQASHAGNVYVNRNIIGAVVGVQPFGGQGLSGTGPKAGGPLYVPRLLASRPAADKPGLVADDAQRAPFLAYVDWLRDTGHGEALFACKAQAVGVPLGAVAELPGPVGERNLYRLDPRGRIALLPSTTTGLLVQFGAALATGNDVLVEAEHPALAVLDGLPPALAARIHRSRDWCGTADLGGVLFEGDADTLVAVNIAVAERPGRIVTVQGATAADLASGRAGYNLDLLLEEKVISTNTAAAGGNATLMAIG, from the coding sequence GTGGCGGATTCGACGATCGGCGTGAAGGTGAGCGAAGAGCTGCGGCAGCGCCTGAAGCAGGCGGCCAGCGCGATCGGCCACACCCCGCACTGGCTGGCGAAGAAATCGCTGATTGCGGCGATCGAACGGATCGAACGCGGGGATCATGGCATTGCGGCCGACGCGCTGGCCGGGGAAGATGGCGAAATGTCGCCCGTCGCCGAGGCTGAAGTGTCGCCGGCGCCGTTCATGCATTTCGCGCAGAATGTGCAACCGCAAGGATCGCTGCGCGCGCGGATCACATCGGCCTATCGCCTGCCCGAACGCGAATGCCTGCCCTATCTGCTCGCCGAAGCGACATTGACGGCCGATCAGCAGGCCGAGGCGACGGCGATCGCGACAAACCTTGTCGCGGGCCTGCGCGCCAAGGGGCAGGGCGGCGGCGTCGAAGGGCTGATCCAGGAATATTCGCTGTCGAGCCAGGAGGGCGTGGCGCTGATGTGCCTGGCCGAAGCGCTGCTGCGCATCCCTGACCGCGCGACGCGTGACGCGCTGATCCGTGACAAGATATCGACGGGCGATTGGCAATCGCATGTCGGGCGCAGCCCGTCGCTGTTCGTCAACGCCGCCACCTGGGGGCTGGTCGTCACCGGCAAGCTGACGTCAACGGCGAGCGAGAAGAGCCTGACATCGGCGCTGACCAAGCTGATCGGGCGGGGTGGTGAACCCGTGATCCGCAAGGGCGTCGACATGGCGATGCGGATGATGGGCGAACAGTTCGTCACCGGCCAGGATATTGGCGAGGCGCTGGCCAACGCCCGCACGATGGAGGCCAAGGGTTTCCGCTATTCTTACGACATGTTGGGCGAAGCGGCGACCACGGCGGCGGATGCCGCGCGCTATTATGCCGATTACGAACAGGCGATCCATGCGATCGGCAAGGCATCGGGCGGACGCGGCATTTATGAAGGGCCGGGCATTTCGGTGAAGCTGTCGGCACTTCACCCGCGATATGCGCGCGCGCAGGCCGAACGGGTGATGGCCGAACTGTTCCCGCGGCTGAAGGCGCTCGTCCTCCTCGCGCGGGGCTATGATATCGGGGTCAACATCGATGCCGAAGAGGCCGATCGCCTCGAATTGTCCCTCGATCTGCTGGAAGCGCTGTGCGCCGCGCCCGAACTGAAGGGGTGGAACGGCATCGGTTTCGTCATTCAGGCTTATTCCAAGCGTTGCCCCTATGTGATCGATCATGTGATCGATCTGGCGCGGCGGAGCAACCGGCGGCTGATGGTGCGGCTGGTGAAGGGCGCCTATTGGGACAGCGAAATCAAGCGCGCGCAGGTCGATGGGCTGGAGGATTTTCCCGTCTTCACCCGCAAGGTGCATACCGACGTGTCCTATCTGGCCTGCGCGCGCAAGTTGCTGGCCGCGCCCGATGCGGTGTTCCCGCAATTCGCGACGCACAACGCCCGGACACTTGCCAGCATCATGGCGATGGCCGGCGGCAATTATTATGCGGGGCAATATGAGTTCCAGTGCCTGCACGGCATGGGCGAACCGCTGTACGAACAGGTTGTCGGCCAGGAAAATCTGGGCCGCCCATGCCGTATCTACGCCCCAGTCGGCACGCACGAAACCTTGCTGGCCTATCTCGTCCGTCGCCTGCTGGAAAATGGCGCCAACAGTTCGTTCGTCAACCAGATCGGCAATGACGACATTCCGGTCGCAACCCTCGTGGCCGATCCGGTGGAGGCTGCGCGCAAGATCGTGCCGCTGGGTTCTTCCCACCCCGCGATCCGCAGTCCGCGCGATATTTATGGGCCTTCGCGGCTGAATTCCGCCGGACTGGATCTGGTCAATGAACAGCGCCTTGCATCGCTGTCGGCGGCGTTGCTTGCCAGTGTAACCACCGAATGGCGGGCGCAGCCGGCGGACGAAGGCGGGCTGGAACGGCCGGTTCATAATCCGGCCGATCGGCGGGATGTGGTTGGCACGGTATGGGATTGCACGGCCGTGATGGTCGATGCGAGCCTTGCCCGTGCGGCGCGCGAACAGACGGTATGGGGCGCAACGCCGGCGGCCGATCGTGCGGCCTGCCTGCGCCGCGCTGCCGATTTGATGGAAGCGCGGATGCCCGTGCTGCTGGGGCTGATCGTCCGCGAAGCGGGCAAATCATTGCCCAACGCCATTTCCGAAGTCCGCGAAGCGGTCGATTTTCTGCGTTATTATGCCGATGCCGTGCAGGGTTTCGCCGCCGACACGCACCGCCCGCTTGGCCCTGTTGCCTGCATCAGCCCGTGGAATTTCCCGCTGGCGATCTTCACCGGTCAGGTTTCGGCGGCGCTGGCGGCGGGCAACACCGTGCTGGCCAAGCCGGCTGAGGAAACGCCGCTGATCGCGGCAGAAGCTGTCCGCCTGCTGCATGAAGCCGGGGTGCCCGCCGATGCGCTGCAACTCGTGACGGGCGCTGGTGAAGTGGGCGCGCTGCTCACCGGCGATCCGCGCGTGCGCGGCGTGGTGTTCACCGGATCGACCGAAGTGGCGCGGATCATCCAGCACACGTTGGCAAAGCGCGTCACGACGGAAGGCCATGCCGTGCCGTTGATCGCCGAAACGGGCGGCATGAACGCGCTGATCGTCGACAGTTCGGCATTGGCGGAACAGGTGGTGGGCGATGTGATCGCGTCAGCCTTCGACAGTGCGGGCCAGCGTTGTTCGGCGCTGCGCATCCTGTGCATTCAGGAAGATGTGGCCGATCGCACGCTGGAAATGCTGTGGGGCGCAATGAACGAACTGGCGGTCGGCAATCCCGATCGCCTGTCGATCGATGTCGGCCCCGTCATTACCGCCGAAGCGCGAGATCGCATCTTGGCGCATGTCGATGCGATGGCAGCCCGGGGCCATAAGGTGCGCAGGCTCGATCTGCCGACGGAAACCCGCCACGGCACCTTCGTCGCGCCGACGATGATCGAGATCGATGCGATCGCGGACGTCGAACAGGAAGTGTTCGGCCCCGTCCTCCACGTCCTGCGTTATGCGCGCGAGGATCGGGATGCTGTGATGGATGCGGTGAATGCCAGCGGCTACGGCCTCACCTTCGGCATTCATTCGCGCATCGATGAAGTGATCGCCCGGCTGTCGCAGGCGAGCCATGCCGGCAATGTCTATGTGAACCGTAACATCATCGGCGCTGTCGTCGGCGTGCAGCCATTTGGCGGGCAGGGGCTTTCGGGTACCGGGCCGAAGGCGGGCGGACCGCTTTACGTGCCGCGCTTGCTGGCCAGCCGGCCGGCGGCGGATAAGCCGGGGCTGGTGGCGGATGATGCCCAGCGCGCGCCATTCCTGGCCTATGTGGATTGGCTGCGCGATACCGGCCATGGCGAGGCCCTGTTCGCGTGCAAGGCACAGGCGGTGGGCGTGCCATTGGGGGCAGTGGCCGAACTTCCGGGGCCGGTGGGCGAGCGCAACCTTTATCGTCTTGATCCGCGTGGACGCATCGCGCTGTTGCCGTCGACGACGACCGGGCTGCTCGTGCAGTTCGGCGCGGCGCTTGCGACCGGCAATGACGTGCTGGTCGAAGCAGAGCATCCGGCGCTTGCGGTCCTCGATGGTCTGCCACCCGCATTGGCTGCGCGCATTCACCGCAGCCGCGACTGGTGTGGCACAGCCGATCTGGGCGGCGTTTTATTCGAAGGCGACGCCGACACGTTGGTCGCGGTGAATATAGCGGTGGCCGAACGGCCGGGACGGATCGTCACGGTGCAAGGTGCTACCGCGGCTGATCTCGCGTCCGGCCGCGCGGGTTACAACCTCGATCTGTTGCTCGAGGAAAAGGTGATCAGCACCAACACCGCAGCCGCTGGCGGCAATGCGACGTTGATGGCGATCGGGTAA